The following are encoded together in the Micromonospora lupini genome:
- a CDS encoding acyltransferase family protein, whose amino-acid sequence MVVHHVSFLSGLTNSFSVVAGLLARLDVGVAIFFALSGFLLYRPIALATISGQPQPPVRRYLWHRALRILPGYWAMAVVALVWLNIDYLRSVWDWAIPLLLAQIYQPLRLPVGMEQTWSLATEAAFYLALPVIAVLGRRMGGRTPLGRARRQLALGVVLVLAGLTWNAYAHGPDSPLPGLAVLWLPAFLDWFGIGIMLAVLASWPPRPVAPVFRAGLAGGGSGRGDEDLWSRTPRGLRVFTFAPGTSWLIAGALLWIASTPIAGPRGVEPATPIESITEHLVFLLVAWCVIAPLVGPGSGGVPRAFLDQPVIRFLGRISYGIFLWHLLAIEVCIRLLGLTRMHTPFWLLLVLTLTLTIPVATASYHLVERPTRRLRRFLERRDDRTRPGTVSADALVEMPVPALQAASSGPAEHPTLPARLVAPTDPAEAQHQGGDRDEEQAGRNRDQ is encoded by the coding sequence GTGGTCGTCCACCATGTCTCGTTTCTCAGCGGACTGACCAACTCGTTCTCTGTCGTGGCAGGTCTGCTGGCCAGGCTGGATGTGGGGGTAGCGATCTTCTTCGCCCTGTCCGGCTTTCTCCTCTACCGACCAATCGCGCTCGCCACCATTTCCGGGCAGCCACAACCGCCAGTACGCAGATACCTCTGGCATCGCGCACTGCGCATTCTGCCCGGGTACTGGGCAATGGCTGTCGTCGCACTGGTGTGGCTCAACATCGATTACCTGAGGTCGGTCTGGGACTGGGCAATCCCCCTTCTGCTGGCACAGATCTATCAGCCATTGCGACTTCCGGTCGGGATGGAACAGACCTGGAGCCTGGCCACGGAGGCGGCTTTCTACCTGGCGTTGCCGGTAATAGCGGTGCTCGGTCGCCGAATGGGCGGTCGAACCCCGCTGGGCCGAGCCCGACGCCAACTGGCACTCGGTGTCGTCCTCGTCCTCGCCGGCCTCACCTGGAACGCGTACGCGCACGGCCCCGACTCGCCACTGCCGGGGCTCGCGGTGCTCTGGCTACCCGCCTTCCTCGACTGGTTCGGCATCGGCATCATGCTGGCCGTGCTCGCCTCCTGGCCCCCGCGCCCGGTCGCGCCGGTGTTCCGGGCCGGACTGGCCGGGGGCGGGTCCGGGCGAGGCGACGAGGACCTGTGGTCCCGCACGCCTCGCGGGCTTCGCGTCTTCACGTTCGCCCCCGGCACGTCGTGGCTCATCGCCGGCGCGCTGCTGTGGATCGCCAGCACGCCGATCGCCGGCCCGCGCGGAGTCGAGCCCGCCACGCCCATCGAGTCGATCACCGAGCACCTGGTGTTCCTGCTCGTCGCCTGGTGCGTGATCGCCCCCCTCGTCGGCCCGGGCTCGGGCGGGGTGCCGCGGGCGTTCCTCGACCAGCCGGTGATCAGGTTCCTCGGTCGGATCTCCTACGGCATCTTCCTGTGGCACCTCCTCGCCATCGAGGTCTGCATCCGCCTGCTCGGGCTCACCCGGATGCACACCCCGTTCTGGCTGCTCCTCGTGCTCACCCTGACCCTCACCATCCCGGTCGCGACGGCCAGCTACCACCTCGTCGAGCGGCCGACGCGTCGACTGCGGAGATTCCTCGAGCGGCGGGACGACCGGACCCGGCCCGGGACGGTCTCGGCCGACGCCCTGGTCGAGATGCCGGTTCCGGCGTTGCAGGCGGCGTCGTCGGGCCCAGCCGAGCACCCGACCCTCCCGGCGCGACTCGTAGCGCCCACGGACCCGGCGGAAGCGCAGCACCAGGGCGGCGATCGCGACGAGGAGCAGGCCGGTCGGAACCGCGACCAGTAG
- a CDS encoding DUF6230 family protein, with protein MQDRLDSQGRTRWRRFAAMMVPATAAAGAILFGMSTGAIASDITVSGQTFKIGADRLEGDGFKQYGGIVKEKGKDGKSGAVHPIALSEIRSADLYNLCQSVRADLPGLPVVLTINAGEGKQPAHAEDLLIAMDSLDGNATFTKIKIGRDATDLNPTAQKGSFGQNADHVTITNLQQVSRYTTAATFNLVGLRLKVNVGDDAKGKECF; from the coding sequence GTGCAGGATCGGTTAGACAGTCAGGGTCGTACCCGCTGGCGGCGCTTCGCCGCCATGATGGTGCCCGCCACGGCGGCTGCCGGCGCCATCCTCTTCGGCATGTCGACAGGCGCGATCGCGTCCGACATCACCGTCTCCGGGCAGACGTTCAAGATCGGCGCCGACCGTCTGGAGGGCGACGGCTTCAAGCAGTACGGCGGCATCGTCAAGGAGAAGGGCAAGGACGGCAAGAGCGGCGCGGTCCACCCGATCGCGCTCTCCGAGATCCGCAGCGCCGACCTCTACAACCTCTGCCAGTCCGTCCGCGCCGACCTTCCCGGCCTGCCGGTGGTGCTCACCATCAACGCCGGCGAGGGCAAGCAGCCCGCCCACGCCGAGGACCTGCTGATCGCGATGGACTCACTCGACGGCAACGCGACGTTCACGAAGATCAAAATCGGTCGGGACGCCACCGACCTGAACCCGACGGCGCAGAAGGGCTCGTTCGGCCAGAACGCCGACCACGTCACCATCACCAACCTGCAGCAGGTGTCCCGGTACACGACCGCGGCGACCTTCAACCTGGTTGGCCTGCGACTCAAGGTGAACGTGGGCGACGACGCCAAGGGCAAGGAGTGCTTCTGA
- a CDS encoding DUF6114 domain-containing protein yields the protein MTTANPSHVRPSGVAQAWRRFRRWRRSRPFWGGLLTALAGVEMFASTRMTINGLSFHSGATGLLSLLIPVILVTCGLLLWFTPAQRLFYSIVAAVTAVYALIGLNLGGFFVGLLLGIVGSALAFAWTPTRPASATPDPASIDPASTDSASIDPASTDSASIDPASTDSASTGLASTDSASTGLASTGLASTGLASTGLASTGLASTGLASTGLASTDSASTDPTAAERSTSDSAVGDSAVGEPAGTGESTQHPGEHRPEPGADPASAGIAASEATDGRTGSVGDPDADTSGRAVDPRTFVFALLVLGLATAGLAAQPRPVQAAPSLPATVCPTPSRPTTPSSTPSASTATPAPGASPHRDGNVVTDILDGIGDLLTGGHRRDAATPSTSPTAPPSAKPTATPATRPGATACPAPGRPGRPGATTPDTTTPGAAKPGTVEPGKPLPRIAADPNLPRVAQTPSKLTGTSVRMTGLRFEGITDLQTENGTLKVLKFSMREAVTDDFLLRADGPQGRNQRYATDRLTVSGDVAFYATRFVGRLLGIKITLTPDLPLPNGFPVTLPVAITFTDPVIDLAYVTSNTLTARPALALTLA from the coding sequence GTGACAACCGCCAACCCGTCCCATGTCCGGCCGAGCGGTGTGGCCCAGGCGTGGCGGAGGTTCCGCCGCTGGCGTCGGAGCCGGCCGTTCTGGGGCGGGCTCCTCACCGCCCTGGCCGGGGTGGAGATGTTCGCGTCCACCCGGATGACCATCAACGGCCTGAGCTTCCACAGCGGAGCCACGGGGCTGCTGTCCCTGCTGATCCCGGTCATCCTGGTGACCTGCGGCCTGCTGCTCTGGTTCACTCCGGCGCAGCGGCTGTTCTACTCGATCGTCGCTGCGGTCACCGCGGTCTACGCGCTGATCGGGCTTAACCTCGGCGGCTTCTTCGTCGGCCTGCTGCTCGGCATCGTCGGCAGCGCGCTCGCCTTCGCCTGGACGCCGACCCGGCCAGCGTCCGCCACCCCCGACCCGGCTTCGATCGACCCGGCGTCGACCGACTCGGCTTCGATCGACCCGGCGTCGACCGACTCGGCTTCGATCGACCCGGCGTCGACCGACTCGGCGTCGACCGGTCTGGCGTCGACCGACTCGGCGTCGACCGGTCTGGCGTCGACCGGTCTGGCGTCGACCGGTCTGGCGTCGACCGGTCTGGCGTCGACCGGTCTGGCGTCGACCGGTCTGGCGTCGACCGGTCTGGCGTCGACCGACTCGGCTTCGACCGACCCGACTGCCGCCGAGCGGTCCACCAGCGACTCGGCCGTCGGCGACTCGGCCGTCGGCGAGCCGGCGGGCACGGGTGAGTCGACGCAGCACCCGGGCGAGCACCGACCCGAGCCCGGCGCCGACCCCGCGTCGGCAGGCATCGCCGCTTCCGAAGCGACCGACGGCCGGACCGGCTCTGTGGGCGACCCCGACGCGGACACGTCCGGCCGTGCCGTTGATCCGCGTACCTTCGTATTCGCCCTGCTGGTGCTCGGACTCGCCACTGCCGGCCTGGCCGCCCAGCCCCGGCCGGTGCAGGCCGCCCCGAGCCTCCCCGCCACCGTCTGCCCCACCCCGTCCCGGCCGACGACTCCGTCGTCCACCCCGAGCGCGTCGACCGCGACCCCGGCCCCGGGCGCGAGCCCGCACCGCGACGGCAACGTCGTCACCGACATCCTGGACGGGATCGGTGACCTGCTCACCGGTGGTCACCGCCGCGACGCCGCGACACCTTCGACCAGCCCGACCGCCCCGCCCTCGGCGAAGCCGACCGCCACGCCGGCGACCCGTCCCGGGGCGACGGCCTGCCCGGCGCCCGGCCGGCCGGGCCGCCCGGGCGCGACGACGCCGGACACGACGACGCCGGGGGCGGCGAAACCCGGCACCGTGGAGCCGGGCAAGCCGCTGCCCCGCATCGCCGCCGACCCGAACCTGCCCAGGGTGGCGCAGACGCCGTCCAAGCTCACCGGGACGTCGGTGCGGATGACAGGTCTGCGGTTCGAGGGGATCACCGACCTGCAGACCGAGAACGGCACGCTCAAGGTGCTGAAGTTCAGCATGCGGGAGGCGGTGACCGACGACTTCCTGCTGCGCGCCGACGGCCCGCAGGGGCGCAACCAGCGGTACGCGACCGACCGGCTGACCGTCAGTGGTGACGTGGCCTTCTATGCCACCCGGTTCGTCGGCCGGCTGCTCGGCATCAAGATCACCCTGACGCCGGACCTGCCGCTGCCGAACGGTTTTCCGGTCACCTTGCCCGTCGCGATCACGTTCACCGACCCGGTCATCGACCTGGCGTACGTCACCAGCAACACCCTGACGGCGAGGCCGGCGCTGGCTCTCACCCTCGCCTGA
- a CDS encoding class I SAM-dependent methyltransferase, which translates to MNLNDVRRDWTKLGAEDPLWAVLVQPGKRGGRWDVDEFLATGRADVEETTDWLGQLGLPTRWERVLDFGCGAGRLSQGLAPHADEVVGVDIAPSMLETARQLDRSAGNIRFVLNDAPDLSQFPDGHFDLVYSALVLQHLPRPAIDSYLAEFLRVLRPGGIAVVGLPTEPARTAKGLIWQVVPFRLISWAQRRLLDYPAPMSMTAVPDADMARLVAAHGGHIVGQRPDLPYTEDWVCTRYAVRRDEQG; encoded by the coding sequence GTGAATCTGAACGACGTACGACGCGACTGGACCAAGCTGGGCGCCGAGGATCCACTCTGGGCCGTGCTCGTTCAGCCCGGCAAGCGGGGCGGCCGGTGGGACGTGGACGAGTTCCTGGCCACGGGTCGTGCCGACGTCGAGGAGACGACCGACTGGCTGGGTCAGCTCGGGCTGCCCACCCGCTGGGAGCGGGTACTGGATTTCGGCTGCGGCGCCGGCCGGCTGTCGCAGGGGCTCGCCCCGCACGCCGACGAGGTCGTCGGCGTCGACATCGCGCCGTCGATGCTGGAGACCGCCCGACAACTCGACCGGAGCGCCGGGAACATCCGCTTCGTCCTCAACGATGCGCCGGACCTGAGCCAGTTCCCGGACGGCCACTTCGACCTCGTCTACAGCGCCCTGGTCCTGCAGCACCTGCCGCGGCCCGCCATCGACAGCTACCTCGCCGAGTTCCTGCGCGTCCTGCGACCCGGCGGAATCGCCGTCGTGGGGCTGCCCACCGAGCCGGCGCGTACGGCCAAGGGGCTCATCTGGCAGGTCGTGCCGTTCCGGCTGATCAGCTGGGCACAGCGCCGGCTGCTCGACTACCCGGCGCCGATGAGCATGACCGCCGTGCCGGACGCCGACATGGCCCGGCTGGTGGCCGCGCACGGTGGGCACATCGTCGGGCAGCGGCCCGACCTGCCGTACACCGAGGACTGGGTGTGCACCCGCTACGCGGTGCGGCGCGACGAGCAGGGCTGA
- a CDS encoding DUF3068 domain-containing protein: protein MRPTSGAILVAAGAFLIVGAVATPLTVAPALVKVPLDQSSVTVSKAENATVFDFPTLSERSGVNLTAHRAVRGDVGAGNDDRAVFNVGVRVIDDASKAEITVNTDRVALDRRTAEAVACCAEDINGTAFKHEGLTYTFPFGTEKKTYRYFDNTARKAYPARYVSTEKLQGLTVYKFEMTAEPIQIKQIDVPGRLVGSTEPTVSAGLFYTNVRTLWVEPDSGVIVKGQEKQAQTLRDATGVDKVKMIDATLAFTEDTQKQQAKAARDARNQINLLTTVVPIVLGLLGLALVLLGLFIVIRATRRRPDATPVEAADRPTTDLPSEASSEPVEETTTPAGGRHAVERSEP, encoded by the coding sequence ATGCGACCTACGTCGGGTGCCATCTTGGTGGCGGCGGGCGCGTTCCTGATCGTCGGGGCGGTGGCGACGCCGCTGACCGTCGCGCCCGCTCTCGTCAAGGTGCCCCTGGACCAGAGTTCGGTGACGGTGTCGAAGGCCGAGAACGCGACGGTCTTCGACTTCCCCACCCTGTCGGAGCGCAGCGGGGTCAACCTCACCGCCCACCGCGCGGTACGGGGCGATGTCGGGGCCGGCAACGATGACCGCGCGGTCTTCAACGTCGGCGTCCGGGTGATCGACGACGCCAGCAAGGCCGAGATCACGGTCAACACGGACCGGGTTGCTCTCGACCGGCGGACCGCCGAGGCGGTTGCCTGCTGCGCCGAGGACATCAACGGCACGGCCTTCAAGCACGAGGGCCTGACCTACACCTTCCCGTTCGGCACCGAGAAGAAGACCTACAGGTACTTCGACAACACCGCGCGCAAGGCGTACCCCGCCAGGTACGTGAGCACCGAGAAGTTGCAGGGCCTGACCGTCTACAAGTTCGAGATGACTGCCGAGCCGATCCAGATCAAGCAGATCGATGTTCCGGGCCGGCTCGTCGGCTCGACCGAGCCCACGGTGAGCGCCGGTCTCTTCTACACAAACGTCCGCACCCTGTGGGTGGAGCCGGACAGTGGCGTCATCGTCAAGGGTCAGGAGAAGCAGGCGCAGACCCTGCGCGACGCGACAGGCGTCGACAAGGTCAAGATGATCGACGCGACCCTCGCCTTCACCGAGGACACCCAGAAGCAGCAGGCCAAGGCTGCCAGGGATGCGCGTAACCAGATCAACCTGCTGACCACCGTGGTGCCGATCGTCCTCGGACTCCTCGGCCTCGCCCTGGTCCTGCTCGGCCTGTTCATCGTCATCCGCGCGACTCGCCGCAGGCCCGACGCGACGCCTGTGGAAGCCGCCGACCGGCCGACGACAGACCTGCCGTCGGAGGCGTCCTCGGAACCTGTCGAGGAGACCACGACGCCGGCCGGCGGGCGCCACGCCGTGGAGCGCAGCGAGCCGTAA